Part of the Catalinimonas alkaloidigena genome is shown below.
TACGCTCAACGGAGCGACTGTAGAAAATCAGGGATGGGAATTTGCCCTGGGCTATACTGATGAATTGGAGAGTGGCCTTACATACACCATTTCTACCAATTTCAGCAGCTTCCGCGATGAAATTACTGTATTGCCGGAAGAGGTAAGGACTGGCTTTGCCGGAAATGCCGAGCAGGATATATTGGGAGAATCTCAGTTTAGCATATTCGGTTTCAGAACGGATGGATTGTTCCAGAACGAGGAAGAAGTCAACGCGCATGCTACACAGGTAGGTGCCGCTCCCGGCAGAATCCGTTATGTGGACCTGAACGAAGATGGTGTGGTTAACGCGCTGGATCAGGAGTATTTTGGTACCACCCTGCCCAAACTGGAATATGCGCTGAGCATCAATATGGCTTACCGTGGCTTTGACCTATCCCTCTTTGGTTCAGGGGTTTCTGGCAGAAGAGGTTTTGACAACTATATTTTCCTCAATGAATTTATCCGGGGAAGAGACAATGTAGGGCCGGGTACGCTTGATGCCTGGACACCTCAAAATACAGGCTCTTCCATTCCCGCACTGACACTTTCTGATGGAAATAATGAGACCAGGACTTCCGATTATCTGTTTGTCAACAACTCTTACTTTAAGCTCAGGAATTTATCAATAGGTTACAGCTTATCGGATGGTGTTTTGGAAAACCTTGGACCGGTCAGTAACCTCAGACTGTATTTGCAGGCTGAAAACCTGTTCTGGTTTAAGAGCAGCGAATTTGGCGGCCCTGACCCTGAGCGTCGGGATATCAATGCCATTCCTGTGCCTTCTGTATATTCTATTGGACTCAATGTGAGCTTGTAAAATCCATTCAACCAAGAAAATTTTCAATTATGAAACTCAATATTATATATATTTTCATGTTAGCGTCTACGCTACTCTTGTCCTGTAATGACGATTTTCTGGAGTACGAACCCAAAGGCGTATTGTCTGATGAAAATGTGGCTGCGCCCGAAAATATAGAAGGCTTGGTCACCGCCGCCTACGCGGGTATCGCCAATGACGAGATGATTGGGCCTATCACCAGCAGTTGGGTCTATGGCAGTGTACGCTCCGACGATGCCTACAAAGCCGGAGGGGGAGTATCCGATGTAATCGACATCCATTTCCTGGAGCAGTACAATCTGGTGCAGCCCCAGACCGGGGATAACTGGATGGGGCCATTGACTTTTACTAATCATTATAAGGCCATTTCCAGGACAAACTTTGCCCTTCGGGCCATTAATGAAACGGAAGATTTTGAGCTAAAAGCTACTCGTAGCGGAGAGTTACGCTTCCTTAGAGGTCATTCATATTTCATGCTCAAACAGCTCTTCAAGTATATTCCCTATATAGACGAGACCAAGTCACCTGAAGAAATTCTTGAAATATCTAATCGGGAATTTACCAATGATGAACTGTGGAATAAAATCGCTGAAGACTTTCAGTTTGCCATAGACAACCTGCCGGAGACGCAGCCGGAAGTAGGCAGAGCCAACCAACTGGCTGCTAAGGCTTACCTGGCAAAAGTTCGTCTGTATCAGGCATATGAGCAGGATGAAAACCATCAGGTCACCAACATCAACACTTCCCGTCTGGAAGAAGTGGTGCAGTTGACGCAGGATGTAATTAATTCAGGCCAGTACAGTCTACAGTCTGACTTTGCTGAAAACTTCCTGAATGGCTTTGACAATGGTCCTGAGTCTATTTTCGCGGCGCAGTTTTCCATTGCTGACGGTACGACCACCGGGCGGGTATCTTTTGTAACCGGCCTGAACTCTCCGCATGGCGCTCCGGAATATGGCTGCTGTGGTTTCCACTATGCCAGTCAGAACATGGTGAATGCTTTCAAAACCAATGAAGAGGGTCTGCCTATGTTTGATACCTTCAATGAGGAGGACATGATTGAACCGGAAGACTTTCAGACCAATGGGGTAGATCCACGCTTGGACCATACCGTAGGCGTGCCGGGCCATCCCTTTAAGTATAACCCTGATTTTCTCTATCAGGAAAGCTGGGCCAGAGATCCGGGCGTATATGGTTTCTTTGGCAACATGAAAGAGCAGCAGTTGTCCGACTGTTCATGCTTCCTCAAACAGGGTCCCTTCATTGGTACTTCTAAAAACATAGACTTTATCCGTTATGCCGATGTACTGCTGATGCAGGCCGAAGCATTGATAGAATTAGGTCGTCAGAATGAAGCCTTGCCACTCATCAACCAGCTGCGTGCCAGAGCGGCAGCCAGCACAGAAAGGCTACAACATGCTGATGGCAGCAACCCTTCCAACTACCGTATTGAAGAATATGTGGATGGTGTCAACATCAACTGGACGCAGGAGAATGCCAGAGAAGCCCTGCGTTGGGAGCGTCGTCTTGAATTTGCGATGGAAAGCCCTCGTTTCTTTGACCTGGTGCGTTGGGGCATCGCGGAAGAAACTCTCAATGCCTATCTGTCTGAAGAAAGAAGCAAACGGGATTACCTGACCAACGCGGAATTTACCGCTGGCCGGGATGAATATCTACCCATTCCGCAGCGGGAGATAGATTTTACTAAAGGCTTGTATGTACAAAATCCTGGTTATTAAATTCATTAGATATGCCAAATTTTGAAAATTTGGCATATCTTCTTTACTCAAGATTTAAAAGACTAATATGAGACACCTATTATTTCTTACTCCTTTTCTTCTTTTCATGGCCTGCCAGCCCGAAACTACTGAACATACTGCGCAAGTTGCTTCGGATACACTGACGGGTGAACAACATCGCCCACGCTACCATTTTACCCCTCCCGAGCAATGGATGAACGATCCCAATGGTATGGTGTATTACGATGGAGAATACCATCTGTTTTACCAGCATTATCCCGACAGTAATGTATGGGGACCTATGCACTGGGGACATGCTGTCAGCGAGGATCTGGTCCATTGGGAGCACCTGCCCATCGCCTTGTATCCCGATAGCCTGGGCATGATTTTTTCAGGAAGCGCTGTCGCTGATCTGGAGAATACTTCCGGTTTTGGTACTGCTGAAGACTCTCCGCTGATTGCTATTTTTACATATCATGATGCGGAAGCGGCTGAAGCCGGAGCCAATGATCATCAGACACAGGGTATAGCCTTTAGCACCGACCGGGGGCGAAGCTGGGAAAAGTATGAAGGGAATCCGGTGGTAGAAAATCCGGGAATTAAAGACTTCCGCGATCCTAAAGTGTTCTGGTATGCGCCTGACCAAAAGTGGGTCATGATTTTTGCGGCAGCCGACCGGGTACGTATTTACAATTCACCAGACCTGAAAAACTGGGAGTTCCAGTCTGAGTTTGGCGAAAACAGTGGTGATCATGGCGGAGTGTGGGAATGTCCTGACCTATTTCCTTTGATGGTAAATGGAGAAGAAAAGTGGGTCATGCTGCTGAGTATCAATCCCGGAGGGCCTAACGGAGGCTCAGCTACACAGTACTTTGTTGGTGATTTTGATGGAGAAACTTTTGCCAATGACAATCCCGAAGAGACTACGCTGTGGGTAGATTATGGCAAAGACAATTACGCTGGCGTAAGCTGGTCTAACGTACCGGAAAACGATGGGCGGCGTATCTTCCTCGGCTGGATGAGCAACTGGCAATATGCCAATGTAGTACCTACCTATAGCTGGCGCTCTGCCATGACAGTAGCCCGTAAGCTGGAGCTGGCAGATACTCCTGAAGGTATTCGTCTTATCTCATTGCCGGTAGAAGAATTACATCAGTTGAGAGCTGATTCCTATAGCCTGGAGCCCAGAAGTATTCCCAATGAATTATCACTTACAGAGTTTACCGAATGGCAAACTCCCGCCAAAGAAGTAATGCTGGAGTTTGTGATTCCTGAAGGTGCAGAAGGTTTGGATTTTGGCATAGTCATTTCCAATAGTCTGGGAGAAGAAGTCCGCATAGGCTATGATCAGGCACAGCAGCAATACTATTTTGACCGAACCAAAGCCGGTAAAATGGATTTCTCTGAAGACTTTGCCGGAAGATTCCCCGCGCCCCGGATCGCTGGCTCAGATACCATCAAAATGCACCTTTATGTTGATGTTGCCTCTGCCGAGCTGTTTGCCGACGACGGCAAAACGGTGATGACCAACATCTTTTTTCCCAATGAAAACTTCCAGCAGCTAGGTTTGTATTCAGAAAATGGAGAGGTACAACTCGTGTCCGGTACCCTCTATAATCTCAGCCCTGCGACTATAGCTATGGAATAAAGACAAACGGATTTTGATCAGAAAAGCACAGGATTCTTGGGTCTTGTGCTTTTTTATTGTCTATACCCAGTCGCTTATTTCCAAGCAAGTGACTACTAGCTTTAGGGCTTCCAGCCCGAGCTTCCTTGCGTACAATCAGGCCAGAGACAAGCGACTGAGTACGGAAAATATTATAGACTGTTTTTCCTCTCTTTTTCAATTAAGCTGATTACCGACTTTTTTGATGCCAATTCAGATGGACTTAAAGTTCTCATTTGATAATACTCTTCTAATTGTCTTTCCGTATTTAATTCTTTATTCATTGAGAGCAACCACCTTAGAGTACATTTTGCTACAATGAGCAATATATTTATTTCTTCATCTTCTACTTTAGTAAAGCCCCTATGGACAATCTCATTTCTTTTTTTACTTATTGCAATTAATGCTTCATTCCAACCAGACCCACTTAAACTTAACCTTTCAGAATGCCAACCTAATCGCTTAACTACATCTTTTGTGCTACCATTCATATTGCCTGCACAGGTCATTCTTTCACACATTTGCCAGAGGTTAATAAGACAATCATAGCTATAAATACTATCCATAGCCTGAGAATAAAGTCTAAAAGCATCTGCTAAAAGAGAAGTGAAGCTTTTTGGCTTGAGTCCTTTTTTACTGAAAATATTTATAATATTAAATAACACACGATTTTGTTCTTCGCCGAATTTAATGTTGAAACATTGGTGGTGCGTGTCGGAAATAGGTTCGAAATAATGCCATTCATTATTACTGTTTGACCCTATGATGATTTCCGGGTCGCCAATTTTGGCTCTTTTTTTAAATGGTGGGATAAGTTGATAAGTGGGTGAGACTACAAACTCAAAGATTCCTCTGATTAAGTCATAGTATGGTTCAGCTGCTTTCCAAGCTTCGTAGATATCGCTACCTGAACATTTTATTGATAAGCAATATTTTGAGAGGGAATCCAGTACATGTGAAGATGTTAATTTTTTAATTCTTTCTTCTCCAAAATCCGACCGTACATTTAAAAAGTCTCTGCCACTTATATTCTTTTTTATAGTGCTTTTTGCATAAAATAGTATTTCAACATCTTCAAATAAAATTTTCTTCTTACGAGGCTTAATATTTATAGGGATAAAAATCTCCCATTTTTGAGTCAAAGAAGCTTTTAACTTTTTATATTCTTTTTCTTTCATATCATGTTGTTCAACAAATGCCTGAATGTTTGACTCATTAGATCTTTTCATTTCTTGTAAAATTGAAACGATAAACCCAGGTCTTATTTTGTTCTCAAAAGAGCATTGCAATTCATATAAACAAACTGCATTTTTTTCCGAAAGTGTAATTCCTACTTCATTAATCTCATCTATTAGTACCCTAATGGTATCCTCAGTACTCTTGGGATTCTTTCCTTTTTTATGCTTTATCATTAAACAGACAATTTGTATATTATTATATTCCTAATGAGAATATGATGTAAATAATAGGCTAGAGGCCTTGCTGGATACTGGTCACTTGCCTGTGCAGTTCAGCCAGAGGTAAGCGATAGTTTCTAAAGCTCATTTTAAATTGAAATTGCATACAAGCAAAGTATAGACCCTGAAATAAATTCAGGGTGACTTCAAAACGCAGAGAGAGGGCAAAACATAACATCTCAAATGTTATTCCTCAGATCTCTTAGTTTGGGATTAGTTTCCCGAATGAGGTTGAGTTTCCATTCACGTTTCCAGTTTTTCAATTGCTTCTCACTGGCTATAGCTTCTGTGATCTTGTCAAACCACTCGTAATACAATAGATATTTGCAGCGGTATTTTTTGGTAAGCGCAGAACCAATTCCCTCTTGATGCTCAGAGTTTCTCCTTCGGATATCATCAGTCACTCCGACATACAATGCTGTTCTGGTTACATTGCGCATTACATACGTATAGCCTCCTTTCATTTTTATTACATTTTCTCCCCCATAGAAGGAGGCAGCTGCTCGCTAGCCCATTCCTTATTAGGTTCATCACCCATTTCCAGTACCAGCTCGCCGCCTTGCATGATCTCCTCATGCAGTAGATAGCTGCGCTCCAGAGGCTCGCCATTCAGCGTAGCGGACTGGATATAGCGGTTTTCATCGGAATTGTTGTTGGCCGTGATGGTAAAAGCACTACCATTGCTCATATTGATAGCGGTTGTCTCAAAGACAGGGCTACCTATCACATAGTAGGGCATGCCCGGTGCTACCGGATAAAAGCCCATCATGCTACAGACCAGCCAGGCCGACATCTGTCCGGCATCTTCATTCCCGCTCAAGCCTCCCGGCTCAGCACTGTACTCTTCCCGGATGATGTCACGGACCCACTTTTGGGTTTTCCAGGGAGCTCCCGCATAGGCATAGAGGTAAACCGTCTGGTGACCGGGTTCATTGCCATGCCAATAGTAACGCTGCTCAAAGAGCGTATCCAGCTTCTGCACGAACTTTTCCTTTCCTCCCATCAACTCCATCAGACCAGCTACATCATGGGGGACGTACCAGGTATACTGATAAGGTGAGCCTTCGGTAATGAAGCTGGCACGGGAGGCGAAGGGATCAAAAGGTTCTACCCAGCTACCATCAGCATATCGCCCGCGTACATAGCCGGTGGTAGTATCAAATACGTACTGATAGTTTTTGGCTCTCTCTTTCAATATTTCATAATCTTCCTGCCTCCCTAACCTTTGGGCTACCTGCGAAAGCACAAAGTCATCAAAAGCATACTCCAGCGTACGCGACACCTGCTCTCTCTGATGAAAGGAATCGGGTACTGAGTCTTCCAGCGGAATATAACCGTACTCCAGATAAGACTCCATCGCCCTTCTGCCCTGCCCATTGAGGTAGCTTTCCCGGTCGGTGTTGGTCTGGAAAGCATTTTTACGCATCAGGGAGTAAGCCAGCTCCTGGTCAAAATCATCTATACCTTTCATCCAGGCATCTCCGATCATGGCGGTCACATGGTCGCCAATCATGGCGGAGGTGTAGCTGTTCCAGGCCGGAAAAATAGGCAGCCACGCTCCCCCCTGTACCCCTTTGTCAATTAGTGAGCGAATCATATCATTGGTTTTCTCGGGGTTAAGAATGGTGTGCAAAGGATGGAGTGCGCGGAAAGTATCCCACATGGAGAAATCCGCATAATAGTCAAAGCCTTCTGCCTGGAAAACATTTTTAGATTCACCGAAAGCCACATAAGCTCCATCTTCATCGCTGAACAGCCTGGGCAATAACATCGCATGGTAGAGGGCTGTGTAGAACATGCTTTTTTCTTCATCACTGCCTCCGCTTACCTGCACTTTGTTGAGCTGCTGTCGCCAGGCATCCTCTGAAGCTTGTCTCACCTGCTCAAAATCCCAGCCGATGATTTCCGCCTGCATGTTTTTGCGAGCCTGGTCCAGGCTGGTGTGTGACATGCCTACTCTCACCATCAAAGACGTTCCTTCTGCCGCAGGCATCTCCACATAGGCACCTACCGCCTGTCCTTCTCCTTCTGTTCGGTCAGTATCTTCCATAATTACACCTCCTCTCCAGACGCCATAGCTTTCCATAGGCTGCTCAAACTGAATGACAAAGTAGCCGCTGAAACCCGCGCTTTCGCCCCAGCCCTGATAGATACGGTGCACCGGGTTATAGCCAACAATCTCGTTACTTTCCGGTATCACCCGCACATAGCCTTCCCCTTCATCACTGTTGGGTTCTATGAGGAGGTAGGTAGATTCATCTGTTTGGGGTGTAAAGCGCAGCATGGCTGCCCGGGAGACCGCCGTTACTTCTGCCTGTATCTGGTAGTCGGCTAATCCCACCGAATAATAAGAGGGAGTAGCTATTTCGGTGTCATGCGAAAAAGAAGAAGCTCTTTCATGAGGTTTTACCTTGAGCTCGCCATTCAGCGCCATAATGGTCACGCTGCCGTAATCCTGCGTGCAGGATCCGCTCATCCAGCGGCTGCCGCGAAAACCCTGTATGCTGCCGTCTTTGTAGTAATAGGGAGAGAGACACTTCTCTTCAGTATCCTGGGTCTGTGGTGTCCACTGTGCCATGCCAAAGGGCACGCCTACTGCCGGGAAAGTTTGTCCTCTCAGTTCCGAACCCGCTTCGCTATGCAGTTGTGCACTCTCAGTGGTGCTGGCCGCTGTGCCAATCAGCGGATTGACATAGCTTAAAGGATCATCAGGCGAATACGTAGTAGTCCGACTATCGGAAGAGCAGGCGGCTGCAAAAACAACAGCCAGCAGGCAAAGTGCGATATTTTTCATAGATTGGATGCGTAACATAAATTTCATCTCGGTAATTTCTCTCATTCAATAGATTTATTCAAATTTAAGAGCATAAACCAGTCTACCTAAACCATGCGTACACTTATCCTTCTTGTTTTTTTAGTCTCTTTCAGCATTTCTTCCCAGGCCCAGCAGTGGTATAAAGGCAACCTGCATACGCACTCTTACTGGAGCGATGGTGATGATTTTCCGGAAATGATCATGGGTTGGTACAAATCTCAGGGCTACCACTTTATTGGCTTATCTGATCATAATACGCTGGCAGAAGGCGAAAAGTGGAAGCTTATTCCTGACTCTCATGCCCATCGGCAGGGCTTTCAGAAGTACCTGGACAAATACGGTGAAGAGTGGGTAGAATACAAAAAAGAAAGAAATGATCGTATACGGGTAAAGCTCAAAACTTTGGCAGAATATCGCCCGCTCTTTGAGGAAGAAGGAGAGTTTCTCATCATTCAGTCGGAAGAAGTGACCGATGCCTACGAAGATAAGCCCATCCACATGAATGTGACCAATGTGCAGGAGTTAATTGAGCCCGAGCATGGCAATAGCGTGACGGAAGTGATGCAGAATAATATCAATGCTGTCAACCGGCAACGGCAAAAAACGGGAGTACCGATGTTTCCGCACATCAACCACCCTAATTTTGGCTGGGCCATCACCGTAGACGATATGATTCCGCTGACCGGAGAGCGATTTTTTGAAGTGTACAACGGTCATCCGCTGGTGCATAATTATGGCGACTCTACCCACATGGGCATGGAAAAGCTGTGGGATATCCTGATTACCAGCTATATCCAGGCGGGCAAACCTATCATGTACGGTTTAGCCACCGATGATGCCCACAGTTATCATGTATATAATACCGAACAAAGTAATCCCGGTCGTGGCTGGGTGATGGTAAGGTCTGAAGCGCTCACCCCCGAGGCGCTCATTGCCGCTATGGAAGTGGGAGACTTTTACAGCACTACTGGCGTGGAACTTGAAGAAGTAACTTATGGCAATGACTCGCTGGCCGTAAAAGTAAAAGAAGAGGGCGGCATAGACTACCGCATACAGTTCTGGGGCACCAAAAAAGGGGGCGCGGAAAGTGCTGAAATCAGCCGTGATGCTATGGGCGTACTGCTCAAGGAAGTAAAAGGGACAGAAGCTCACTACAAGCTACAGGAAGATGAGCTCTATGTACGGGCCAAGATTATCTCCACCAAACCCAAAATTAACCCTTTTCAGGAAGGGGATGTAGAGGAGGCCTGGACACAGCCGGTGGTGTTTGATTAATCCCGTATCTCTTCCTCCAAAGGAGGCACCCAACTGCCATTCAGCATCACTTTTTCTATCTGGTACATGGCTTGGATGTCTTCATAGGGATTGCCTCTCACGAGAATCAGGTCGGCCTGCTTCCCAGCTTCTATGCTGCCCAGACGGTCTTCTATGCGAAGGAAACGGGCGTTTTCCATGGTAGCCGCCTGTATGACCTCGGCATTACTCAGACCGCTTTCTATCAACAGCTCCATTTCTCTTTGGTAAGCCCAGCCAAAATCAGAGTAGGGCACGATAGCATGTGAGCCTACCACTACCAGGGCTCCTGCCGCTTTGGCTTTGCCTACAAAAGCCATCATCTTTTCAAAACCTTTTGCCTTTACGCTATCGGTGTTTTCCCCTTCCAGTTGGTACTCAAATATGCCCAGCGTAGGGCTTACGACTGTCTGATTTTCCACAATGAGCTGAATTAATGAATCGGCCTGGGAACTGTTCAGGTCAATGCTGTTCCATACCTCATATCTACCATTTCTGCGGGCATTATTATCTGCCAGTACCGCCTGACGGTAACGTTCAGCATCACGATAAGGCAGCATATCAATGCCAAAAGAAGTAACATGCTCAATACCATCTATGCCCGCATGAATGGCATCGGTAGCAGAAGTAATTTCCAGATGGGCAACGGCAGGAATGCCATGCTGATGGGCTTCTTCACAAATGGCCTGCATAATTTCTGGTGGAATGCGAAAGTACACTTTGATAGCCGAAGCGCCCTGCGCTACAAACTTTTTTACCTGCCCTCTTGCTTCTATTTCATCCCGCACGATAGAAGAGTTTTTGGGATAGGCAGGGGGAAACATATCCAGGTGCGGCCCGGTGAGGAAAAGGCGGGGAGTTGGTTCTCCGGATGCTCTTACATTGGCATAACTTTCTATCCAGGCACCCGGATCTCTAACCGAGGTAACGCCATTACGCAAAAAATGGGTAGGCAAAGCCTGGTTACCCAGATGAAAATGCGCGTCTATCAATCCAGGCATCAGTGTTAAACCTTCGGCTTCCAATACTCCAGCATCCTGTGGTACTTCTATGCTATCGCTTTGCCCTGCTTTCCAGATTTCACCATTTCTGACGATCACCGTAGCATTCTCCACAGGCTCACCTCCATGTCCGTCAATAAGCGTAGCGCCTACGATAGCAATGGTCTGCTCACCGATAGGAATTACATCTTCATTGACGGCTTTGATCTCTATGGTAATACTTTGATCCGAAGCAGGGACTTCCTTTTCATTTTCAGCCTGTTGGCTACAGCCAGATAATAAAAGGACAAAGAAGCTTAGTTTGATAATATGATTCATGGTATTGATAAGTCAAAAAAGAAATATATGTATTGAGATCTGCCAGGTTTTGTAGTGCCGAACATAGAAATTTCCAGAAAGTTTGTGAGACACAAACCTCGGCGGAGAATGAATTCTCAACGCGCTAGACTAGAAAACCTGGCAGATCCGGCAAGAGAATCTAGGAAATCTCTATCTGATGCTCAAAAGGTGTGATGCCGGTGATGTAAACGCATTGGCCTTCCAGTTTAGGCAGCGCTCCTCTGAGCTGTGTCCAGCGATGCTCTGCTTTTCCGGGTCCAAACCGGATTTCACTATCACCTTCCTTGAGGGTAGCATAACCGTCTTCCAGCAGGTAAGCCTCTTCTGTATCTTCCACTTTGGTTACGCCGCTCAGCTTACTGCCTTTACGAAAGGCCATTTCCAACGCTACCGGCACCCGGTCGGTACCCGTTACGCTGATGTCCAGCATAAAGCCCGTATTGGTTTCACGAATCCGTATTTCGGAGAGAAATTTCTGCACTTCACTTTGGGTGCGCTCATCACGAGGCAGCTTTTCCCAGTCGCCATCCGTAGTAGGCAACTGGTCTTCCGCAAAGGGTTGATAGTAGGGACCTTCCAGCCACTGGCGCAGCACAAATTCATCGCCCTCCCGCTCCAGTGACTCTCCTTCAAACTGCCCTTTGCCAAAAAAAGCAGAAGCCAGCCTTATGCCTTCCAGGGCCGCATTATTTTTGAAGAAAGTAAAAAAGATGGGGTTCTTGGCCAGAATGGTTGCATCCCTTTCTCCCCGGCGAATACGTACCAGATCAGAACCATTGAATATTTTGAGGTAATTTGTAGGCAGCGCAGAAGCTTGCGGCAAAGTTTTTTTCAGCTCAGGAGCTTCCAGCAAGTAAGCCAGCGCATTGCTGATGGCATCAGTTTCGTATTCTTCCAGATAGCCAGCCATCGCAGCAAACTGACTATCTTGATCATGCAGCGCCATATAACGGTAAGGGTAATAATAACGCTCCACCGTACCTCGCTGGTATTTATCCTGCCTCCCTGAGCCTTCCGACACTACCTCACCATTGGCGTGCAGGTAGTAAAGTGTCATCTCCAGGTTTTTTCGGACGGGTTCCAGCAGTTCCGGCTTATCCATCAGGCGGGCCACCGTAATCAGACTTTTATTCACAACCGGGCTGTAGATCAGCGTGCTTTGCTCGGTATACTGCCCATCTTCATCTATGTCTATATTTTCTTTCAGCCATTCATCTGCTCTCTCAACATAGAGGGGATCGGGAAACAGATGATGGATGCGGGCCAATGCCATGCATACCACCCAGCGGTGATTGGGGGTGTGTATCCCCCCTACCGACAAAGCTTTTCCTGCTCTTTCCAGATAGATTTTGAGATTATCTCTTACCGGCTGGGTAGCGGTTGAAGCATCCTGCTCCAGCAGCGTATAGCCCAGACTTACAGGTTCTACGGTGAAGGCCGTATCGGGGGTAGAATGAAAATTTGTTGAATGCAGATCAATGGTGCCATCAGGATGCTGCGCTTTGAGCATGTATTCGCTGGCACGGATCAGCGGTTGAATCAGGGCTTCATCATGATAGTATTTAGAGTCTTCCGAGACATAACCGCAGCCCAATGTCTGGAAGAAGCCGGCGGTTTGCTGAGGATTATGGATACCGTAATTATTTTTTACTCCCCCAAACCAAAGGTGTGAGGGATCATTCTCCTGCATTTTCAGGATACGGGAGATATACTCATCATAGTTTTTGACAAATTTTTTAAGTAGTTCATCGGTGGTATTCGCAGAAGAGGCGGATGAAAAATTGCTGCTAAGCGGGTTTGTCCATAGGGGGAGTATACAGGCAGTGCTTCCCACTTGCCGTAAGAACAGTCTTCTTTCCATAAATTAGCTTGTTGTATCGTAGTGTATGGTTGCAAGCTATCAAAATAGAGAAAGTCGTCCTGACTCGCAAATGAATTAGAGCAACCAGCTATCAGTTCGCTCCAAACAAGCTCATTTTACCATTACTCCACCTCTCCAAATCTGACCTGTAAGCTCAATCTAAGCGTACTTTGAAGTGGGTGTGTGCGCCCGGGCTGTGTAGCAGAGGGGTGCAAATATGCCAGATCCAGGCTTAAGATTTGATAACGTACTCCTAAGCCGGTGGTAAAATATTGTCTATCCCCTTTGTCTTCTGCTTCGTAATAATAACCTCCTCTCAGCCATACAGTTTCTTTGAATCCATATTCCAGCCCTGTACCTATCATGATTTCGCGCAGTTCTTCAGCAATACCACCCGGGGCGTCAGCAAACGAACCGAAAGTACCGCTGAACCAGCCTTTCTCAGATCCAAAGAATGTATTATAAGGAGTAGGAACCATAAGCTTCCTTAGGTTTAATGACCAGCTCAAACTAT
Proteins encoded:
- a CDS encoding histidinol-phosphatase — translated: MRTLILLVFLVSFSISSQAQQWYKGNLHTHSYWSDGDDFPEMIMGWYKSQGYHFIGLSDHNTLAEGEKWKLIPDSHAHRQGFQKYLDKYGEEWVEYKKERNDRIRVKLKTLAEYRPLFEEEGEFLIIQSEEVTDAYEDKPIHMNVTNVQELIEPEHGNSVTEVMQNNINAVNRQRQKTGVPMFPHINHPNFGWAITVDDMIPLTGERFFEVYNGHPLVHNYGDSTHMGMEKLWDILITSYIQAGKPIMYGLATDDAHSYHVYNTEQSNPGRGWVMVRSEALTPEALIAAMEVGDFYSTTGVELEEVTYGNDSLAVKVKEEGGIDYRIQFWGTKKGGAESAEISRDAMGVLLKEVKGTEAHYKLQEDELYVRAKIISTKPKINPFQEGDVEEAWTQPVVFD
- a CDS encoding amidohydrolase family protein yields the protein MNHIIKLSFFVLLLSGCSQQAENEKEVPASDQSITIEIKAVNEDVIPIGEQTIAIVGATLIDGHGGEPVENATVIVRNGEIWKAGQSDSIEVPQDAGVLEAEGLTLMPGLIDAHFHLGNQALPTHFLRNGVTSVRDPGAWIESYANVRASGEPTPRLFLTGPHLDMFPPAYPKNSSIVRDEIEARGQVKKFVAQGASAIKVYFRIPPEIMQAICEEAHQHGIPAVAHLEITSATDAIHAGIDGIEHVTSFGIDMLPYRDAERYRQAVLADNNARRNGRYEVWNSIDLNSSQADSLIQLIVENQTVVSPTLGIFEYQLEGENTDSVKAKGFEKMMAFVGKAKAAGALVVVGSHAIVPYSDFGWAYQREMELLIESGLSNAEVIQAATMENARFLRIEDRLGSIEAGKQADLILVRGNPYEDIQAMYQIEKVMLNGSWVPPLEEEIRD